Proteins from one Blattabacterium cuenoti genomic window:
- the truB gene encoding tRNA pseudouridine(55) synthase TruB yields MINNLLEFQNGKILLIDKPWGCTSFEVVKKIRSSILTTTNTKKENLKIGHSGTLDPLATGLLIVLTGKYTKKVNDIQNYKKTYTGIIKLGCETLSYDSETEEYNFSSTLHITPKLIRSTSQKFMGDIDQYPPFFSALKTKGKRYYEYARKGKKINSMKSRRVKIYQFHILKIVIPYIKFLIVCGKGTYIRSVAKDFGKELRSGAYLLSLRRERIGNFSLKSSDYIELNFSKKLKFPCYFTK; encoded by the coding sequence TTACTAATAGATAAACCGTGGGGATGTACTTCCTTTGAAGTTGTGAAAAAAATTAGAAGTTCTATTCTAACGACTACTAATACAAAAAAAGAAAATTTAAAAATAGGACATTCAGGAACTTTAGATCCTCTTGCTACAGGTTTATTAATTGTGCTCACAGGTAAATATACTAAAAAAGTAAATGATATTCAAAATTATAAAAAAACCTATACAGGTATCATAAAATTAGGTTGTGAAACATTGTCTTATGATTCAGAAACAGAAGAATATAATTTTTCTTCAACTTTGCACATTACTCCTAAACTTATTAGAAGTACATCTCAAAAATTTATGGGGGATATAGATCAATACCCCCCTTTCTTTTCTGCCTTAAAAACAAAAGGGAAAAGATACTATGAGTATGCTAGAAAAGGAAAAAAAATAAACTCTATGAAATCACGACGTGTCAAAATTTATCAATTTCATATTCTAAAAATAGTTATTCCATACATCAAATTTCTCATAGTATGTGGAAAAGGAACTTATATTAGATCGGTAGCTAAAGATTTTGGAAAAGAACTAAGAAGCGGAGCTTATCTTCTTTCTTTAAGAAGAGAACGTATTGGTAATTTTTCTCTAAAAAGTTCTGATTATATAGAACTAAATTTTTCAAAAAAATTAAAATTTCCATGTTACTTTACAAAGTAA
- the rpsP gene encoding 30S ribosomal protein S16, with protein sequence MSVKIRLKRIGKKHKPIYHIVVADSRSPRDGKFIEKLGTYNPHMDPPSTVLKMENAVSWLMKGAQPTNTVRSIFSKNGVLLKKHLLEGVRKGVLTDEECNKKFHVWYKKYKI encoded by the coding sequence ATGTCTGTGAAAATTCGTTTAAAAAGAATAGGAAAAAAACATAAACCTATTTATCATATAGTTGTGGCTGACTCTCGTTCTCCAAGAGATGGAAAATTTATTGAAAAATTAGGAACTTATAATCCTCATATGGATCCTCCTTCCACTGTATTAAAAATGGAAAATGCTGTTTCATGGCTAATGAAAGGAGCTCAACCTACGAACACGGTAAGATCCATTTTTTCTAAAAATGGTGTATTACTAAAAAAACATTTATTGGAAGGAGTGAGAAAAGGAGTTTTAACTGATGAAGAATGTAATAAAAAATTTCATGTATGGTACAAAAAATATAAAATTTAA
- a CDS encoding dicarboxylate/amino acid:cation symporter — MKVKKEKVLLIAFLSVLAYILIHLSKSFLGLDKSTLCMLRCFVISLFILYASMKKDLTTWILLSIIIGIEIGLDLPKIAVELRFLSQIFLRLIKTIIAPILFSTLVVGIASHSNIKQLGSMGWKSLLYFEVVTTLALFVGLIAINVSQAGVGIVIPSGITEQQLPKVESRTLQETILHVFPENFIKSVYHGDVLSIVVFSVIFGISMVFLEEKKRGPLLLFAESLSEVMFKFTRIIMYFAPIGVGSAIAYTVGHMGLDILYNLFQLLLTLYIALLIFLIVVLFPILLWIKVPLKGFIKALTEPVSLAFATTSSESALPLLMENLEKLGVPRKIVAFVIPTGYSFNLDGTTLYLSLATIFVAQASGIPLSFSQQIFIGMTLILTSKGVAGVPRASLVILLATVTSFGLPTWPILAIIGIDELMDMARTTVNVIGNGLASCVLARSEGEFDDKKMLDYIKNKNENGL; from the coding sequence ATGAAAGTAAAAAAAGAAAAAGTTTTGTTAATAGCTTTTTTAAGTGTTTTAGCATATATATTGATTCATTTATCCAAATCTTTTTTAGGATTGGATAAATCTACTCTTTGCATGTTAAGATGCTTTGTCATATCTCTTTTCATATTGTATGCTTCAATGAAAAAAGATTTAACTACTTGGATTTTATTATCCATAATCATAGGAATAGAAATTGGATTAGATTTACCAAAGATTGCTGTAGAACTAAGATTTTTATCTCAAATATTTTTGAGATTGATAAAAACTATTATTGCTCCAATATTATTTTCCACTTTAGTAGTCGGAATAGCAAGTCATTCTAATATTAAACAATTAGGTAGTATGGGATGGAAATCCTTGCTATATTTTGAAGTTGTTACAACTTTAGCTTTGTTTGTTGGTCTTATTGCTATTAATGTATCTCAAGCTGGAGTAGGTATTGTGATTCCATCTGGAATCACAGAACAACAATTACCAAAAGTAGAAAGTAGAACGTTGCAAGAGACTATTCTTCATGTGTTCCCAGAAAATTTTATAAAATCCGTATATCATGGAGATGTGTTATCTATAGTAGTGTTTTCTGTTATTTTCGGTATATCAATGGTCTTTCTAGAAGAGAAAAAACGAGGACCTCTATTATTATTTGCAGAGAGTCTTTCAGAAGTCATGTTTAAATTTACTAGAATTATCATGTATTTTGCTCCTATAGGAGTAGGATCTGCTATAGCCTATACAGTAGGACATATGGGTTTGGATATTTTATATAATTTATTTCAATTATTGTTGACTCTTTACATTGCTTTACTTATTTTTTTGATAGTTGTTTTATTTCCTATTCTTTTATGGATTAAAGTTCCTTTAAAAGGTTTTATAAAAGCATTAACTGAACCTGTATCATTGGCATTTGCAACCACAAGTTCAGAATCTGCCTTGCCTCTTCTTATGGAAAATTTAGAAAAATTAGGGGTTCCTAGAAAAATTGTTGCTTTCGTGATTCCTACAGGTTATAGTTTCAATTTAGATGGTACTACTCTATATTTATCTTTAGCTACTATTTTTGTAGCACAAGCATCTGGTATTCCTTTGAGTTTTAGTCAACAAATATTCATAGGAATGACTTTAATTTTAACTAGCAAAGGAGTAGCAGGAGTTCCTAGAGCTTCTTTAGTGATTCTTTTAGCTACAGTAACTTCTTTTGGATTACCCACTTGGCCTATATTAGCTATTATAGGAATAGATGAATTAATGGATATGGCTCGCACAACAGTGAATGTAATAGGAAATGGATTAGCTAGTTGTGTTTTAGCTCGTTCTGAAGGGGAGTTCGACGACAAAAAAATGTTAGATTATATTAAAAATAAAAATGAAAATGGTTTGTGA
- a CDS encoding diphosphomevalonate/mevalonate 3,5-bisphosphate decarboxylase family protein, whose product MRTNCFFYRKKKYSIDPNGVITRKSPSNIALIKYWGKHNKKIQIPLNSSISYSLEGVYTVTRLIYHLKERKKRNPSIKIFFSGKEKTSFLPKIFEFFHRISFYCSYLLDFNFIIETYNTFPHSSGIASSASSMSALALCIMEIEKKLVSSLKEDFFLKKASFLARLGSGSACRSIYPGLVVWGHHKSIKGSNNFYAIPYPYKVHPIFTKMVDTILIIDEKPKKILSSKGHQLMNIHPYAKERFKCANKNMNHLISILKVGDLQEFGELIEHEALTLHAMIMTSRPYFLWMKPNTLNVLYSVWNFRIQSKKNIYFTLDAGANVHLLYPIEEKKSILKWIYSDLISFCTKIIESFCY is encoded by the coding sequence GTGAGAACCAATTGTTTTTTTTATAGAAAAAAAAAATATTCTATAGATCCAAATGGAGTAATCACAAGGAAAAGTCCCTCCAATATTGCTTTAATTAAATATTGGGGGAAACATAATAAAAAGATTCAAATTCCGTTGAATTCTTCTATTAGTTATTCCCTGGAAGGGGTATACACGGTAACACGATTAATTTATCATTTGAAAGAAAGAAAAAAAAGAAATCCATCCATAAAAATTTTTTTTTCAGGAAAAGAAAAAACTAGCTTTCTTCCAAAGATTTTTGAATTTTTTCATAGAATTTCATTCTATTGTTCTTATTTACTGGATTTTAATTTTATAATAGAAACCTATAACACTTTTCCACATAGTAGTGGAATAGCTTCTTCTGCTTCTTCTATGAGTGCTTTAGCATTATGTATTATGGAAATAGAAAAAAAATTAGTCTCTTCTTTAAAAGAAGATTTTTTTTTGAAAAAAGCTTCTTTTTTAGCCAGATTAGGTTCTGGAAGTGCTTGCAGATCTATTTATCCTGGACTTGTTGTATGGGGACATCACAAATCCATAAAAGGAAGTAATAATTTTTATGCTATTCCATATCCATATAAAGTACACCCCATTTTTACAAAAATGGTAGATACTATTTTAATTATAGATGAAAAACCTAAAAAAATATTAAGTTCAAAAGGGCATCAGTTAATGAATATCCACCCTTACGCTAAAGAAAGATTTAAATGTGCTAACAAAAATATGAATCATCTTATATCCATATTAAAAGTGGGAGACTTACAAGAATTTGGAGAATTGATAGAACATGAAGCTTTGACTCTTCATGCCATGATAATGACATCTCGTCCTTATTTTTTATGGATGAAACCCAATACTCTGAACGTTCTTTACTCTGTATGGAATTTTAGAATACAAAGCAAAAAAAATATCTATTTTACACTAGATGCAGGTGCAAATGTTCATCTATTATATCCTATTGAAGAAAAAAAATCCATCCTAAAATGGATATATAGTGATCTTATTTCTTTTTGTACAAAAATTATAGAAAGTTTTTGTTATTAA
- a CDS encoding pyridoxal phosphate-dependent aminotransferase: MKNRLSHRLNNISYSQTIAMSAKARKLKNKGYDIINLSLGEPDFLPPNFVLDAAKKAIDEGYHYYTPVSGYLELRKVICEKFYRDNHLKYTPSQIVVSTGAKQAIMNVLLSLLNPNDEVIIPAPYWVSYLQMVKLCESYPVVVPTTMENDFKINPEQLERAITSKTKLFIFSTPCNPTGSVYSYQELRNLSEIFKKYPEVMILSDEIYEHICYSEKHPTSIAIFPDIHNQVITLNGLSKAFSMTGWRIGYIGAPEWISKSCDKIQGQITSCANSIAQRAAISALKNDPSEIGYMIKEFKKRRNLVMDMIKEIDGFQFNQPNGAFYIFPKISYFFGKKLYGKTIKNADDFSELLLDNVQVATVSGSAFGNHECLRISYASSEDKIVEAFTRIKKAFH, translated from the coding sequence ATGAAAAATAGATTGTCCCATCGTTTGAATAATATATCTTATTCGCAAACCATAGCTATGTCAGCTAAAGCTAGAAAATTAAAAAACAAAGGATATGACATTATAAATTTAAGTTTGGGAGAACCAGACTTTTTACCTCCTAATTTTGTTTTAGATGCCGCTAAAAAAGCGATAGATGAAGGATATCATTATTATACTCCTGTATCCGGATATTTAGAACTTAGAAAAGTAATATGCGAAAAGTTCTACCGTGATAATCATTTAAAATATACACCTTCTCAAATTGTAGTTTCTACTGGAGCAAAACAAGCTATAATGAATGTACTTTTATCTTTGCTTAATCCAAATGATGAAGTCATTATTCCAGCTCCTTATTGGGTAAGTTATTTACAAATGGTAAAATTATGTGAATCTTATCCTGTTGTAGTACCAACAACCATGGAAAACGATTTTAAAATTAATCCAGAGCAATTAGAAAGAGCAATAACTTCTAAAACTAAATTATTTATTTTCAGTACTCCTTGTAATCCTACAGGAAGTGTTTATTCTTATCAAGAATTAAGAAATTTATCGGAAATTTTTAAAAAATATCCAGAAGTCATGATTCTTTCTGATGAGATTTATGAACACATTTGTTACTCTGAAAAACATCCTACTAGTATTGCTATATTTCCTGATATTCATAATCAAGTAATAACACTAAATGGATTATCTAAGGCTTTTTCAATGACTGGATGGAGAATTGGATATATTGGAGCTCCAGAATGGATTTCTAAATCTTGTGATAAGATACAGGGACAAATTACTTCTTGTGCAAATTCTATTGCACAAAGAGCAGCTATTTCTGCATTAAAAAATGATCCAAGTGAAATAGGATATATGATAAAAGAGTTTAAAAAAAGAAGAAATTTAGTTATGGATATGATCAAAGAAATTGATGGGTTTCAATTTAATCAACCAAATGGAGCTTTTTATATTTTTCCAAAAATTTCATATTTTTTTGGGAAAAAATTATATGGAAAAACTATTAAAAATGCAGATGATTTTTCTGAATTATTACTTGATAATGTTCAAGTAGCTACTGTAAGTGGAAGTGCTTTCGGGAATCATGAATGTTTGCGCATTTCTTACGCTTCCTCAGAAGATAAAATCGTAGAAGCATTTACAAGAATCAAAAAGGCATTTCATTAA
- the rsmG gene encoding 16S rRNA (guanine(527)-N(7))-methyltransferase RsmG, producing the protein MELIKKYFPDLLNQQIYKLSSLKNLYGYWNTHVNLLSRKTFYDFYQQHVLFCLGIAKVFSFFPGSCVMDLGTGGGFPGIPLSIIFPHTEFILVDSIRKKIKIIEKIIHNLHLKNVYPIWIRAEKLEKKFDFVVTRAVTKIDIIHNWIKNKFKCQSNSKIVNGSLYLKGGNISEEIKKFPHAIEYPLNHYFEEPFFINKKVIWISNI; encoded by the coding sequence ATGGAATTAATTAAAAAATATTTTCCAGACTTATTGAATCAACAAATCTATAAGTTGTCTTCTTTAAAAAATTTATACGGATATTGGAATACACATGTTAATCTTCTTTCTAGAAAGACATTTTACGATTTTTATCAACAGCATGTTCTTTTTTGTTTAGGAATAGCTAAAGTATTTTCTTTTTTTCCTGGATCATGCGTTATGGATTTAGGAACAGGAGGAGGATTCCCAGGTATTCCTTTATCCATAATTTTTCCTCATACAGAGTTTATATTAGTAGATTCTATTAGAAAAAAAATTAAAATTATAGAAAAAATTATACATAATCTTCATTTAAAAAATGTATATCCTATTTGGATACGTGCAGAAAAATTAGAAAAAAAATTTGATTTTGTGGTTACTAGGGCTGTCACTAAAATAGATATTATCCATAATTGGATAAAAAATAAATTTAAATGTCAATCTAATTCAAAAATTGTAAATGGATCTTTATATCTAAAAGGAGGAAATATTTCTGAGGAAATAAAAAAATTTCCTCATGCAATAGAATATCCTTTAAATCATTATTTTGAGGAACCGTTTTTTATAAATAAAAAAGTGATTTGGATTTCCAATATTTAA
- a CDS encoding amidohydrolase family protein, translating to MNPKKIFIEKVKEKGGWVNAHSHLDRAYTLTKKNFKYSYFPLKKKWYLVDEMKRLATEEDIYIRMEKALEYFLMQGTQALCSFIDVDEIIEDRALKAAQKLKNNYGNYIYIRFANQVLKGVLDNKSRYWFDKSVDFVDIIGGLPAKDYGREDEHLDVLLKTAKKKEKIVHVHVDQFNTSEEKETEKLAKKTIEYGMQGKVVAIHSISLAAHFRDYRYETYQLMKKANLMVISCPIAWIDHNRSERLTPSHNSITPVDEMLPEGIIVAFGTDNICDIYKPFSDGNLWIELRVMLEACHYYNIDHLVEIATINGLKVLGLV from the coding sequence ATGAATCCTAAGAAAATTTTTATAGAAAAAGTAAAAGAAAAAGGTGGATGGGTAAATGCTCATTCTCACTTAGACAGAGCTTATACTCTAACAAAAAAAAATTTCAAATATTCTTATTTTCCTCTAAAAAAAAAATGGTATCTGGTGGATGAAATGAAACGTTTAGCTACAGAAGAAGATATTTATATCCGTATGGAAAAAGCTTTAGAATATTTTTTAATGCAAGGAACACAAGCTTTATGCTCTTTTATAGATGTAGATGAAATTATTGAAGATCGTGCTTTGAAAGCAGCTCAAAAATTGAAGAATAATTATGGAAATTACATTTATATTCGTTTTGCTAATCAAGTACTGAAAGGAGTGTTAGATAACAAGTCCAGATATTGGTTCGATAAATCAGTAGATTTTGTGGATATTATTGGAGGATTACCCGCCAAAGATTATGGAAGAGAAGATGAACATCTAGATGTTTTATTAAAAACAGCTAAAAAAAAGGAAAAAATAGTGCATGTACATGTTGATCAATTTAATACTAGCGAAGAAAAAGAAACCGAAAAATTAGCAAAAAAGACGATTGAATATGGAATGCAAGGAAAAGTAGTAGCCATTCATAGCATTTCTTTGGCTGCACATTTTAGAGATTATCGTTATGAAACATATCAATTGATGAAAAAAGCAAATTTAATGGTAATTTCTTGTCCAATTGCTTGGATTGATCACAACAGAAGTGAACGTTTGACTCCTAGCCATAATTCTATTACTCCAGTGGATGAAATGCTCCCTGAAGGAATAATAGTAGCATTTGGAACAGATAATATTTGTGATATATACAAACCTTTTTCTGATGGAAATCTATGGATAGAATTACGTGTAATGTTAGAAGCTTGTCATTATTATAATATAGATCATTTGGTAGAAATTGCTACAATAAATGGATTAAAAGTATTAGGATTAGTCTAA
- the lysS gene encoding lysine--tRNA ligase, producing the protein MPYLSEQQIIRRKKLDKLKSLGINPYPSEEYSVTSSILDIKKNFIEKKNISISGRLMRFRFLGKASFGEIKDHTGYIQVYFSQNYLYSDKMGKEDTYNIFLKKLIDIGDIIGVTGFLFKTKMNEITIRVHKLTLLSKSIRPLPQVKVDKKNKKIYDAFSNMEQRYRMRYVDLIVNDHVKEIFLKRTSIIQKIRNYLDNKGYLEVDTPILQSIPGGAVARPFETYHNTLGIPLYLRIANELYLKRLIIGGFHGVYEFSRNFRNEGMDRIHNPEFTVLELYIAYKDYYWMMNFTEELMKYIWNKFQEKENNHINFNTPFPRIPILDSIKKYTGFDLEKMEEEELRTVCHKLHIEENVKMSKAKLIENIFEEKCEKNYINPTFIIDYPIEMSPLTKRHRHKENLSERFELLINGQEIANAYSELNDPIDQLDRLRKQMKLSKKNKKDEFMSIDQDFIRALEFGMPPTAGIGIGIDRLVMLLTKKYSIQEVLFFPQMRPEKWRKK; encoded by the coding sequence ATGCCCTATTTATCAGAACAACAAATCATACGTAGAAAAAAACTAGATAAACTTAAGTCATTAGGAATAAATCCTTATCCATCAGAGGAATACAGTGTAACTAGTTCTATTTTGGATATAAAAAAAAATTTTATCGAAAAAAAAAACATTAGTATTTCCGGACGTTTAATGCGTTTTCGATTTTTAGGAAAAGCTTCTTTTGGAGAAATTAAAGATCATACGGGTTATATACAAGTATACTTTTCTCAAAACTATTTATACTCAGATAAAATGGGAAAAGAGGATACTTACAACATTTTTTTAAAAAAACTTATAGATATAGGGGATATTATTGGAGTAACAGGTTTTTTATTTAAAACAAAAATGAATGAGATCACTATACGTGTTCATAAATTAACCTTGTTATCCAAATCGATACGACCATTACCACAAGTAAAAGTGGATAAAAAAAATAAAAAAATATACGATGCCTTTTCCAATATGGAACAACGTTATCGCATGCGTTATGTAGATCTTATAGTAAATGATCATGTCAAAGAAATTTTTTTGAAAAGAACTAGTATCATACAGAAAATAAGAAATTATCTGGATAACAAAGGTTATTTAGAGGTAGATACACCTATTTTACAATCTATTCCTGGAGGAGCAGTAGCTCGCCCTTTTGAAACTTATCACAATACGTTAGGAATTCCATTATATTTACGTATAGCTAATGAACTTTATTTGAAAAGACTTATAATTGGGGGATTCCACGGGGTTTATGAATTTTCCAGGAACTTCAGAAATGAGGGGATGGATCGGATTCATAATCCAGAATTTACTGTATTAGAGCTTTATATAGCTTATAAAGACTATTATTGGATGATGAATTTTACAGAAGAACTGATGAAGTATATATGGAATAAATTTCAAGAAAAAGAAAATAATCATATTAATTTTAATACTCCTTTTCCCCGTATTCCTATATTGGATTCTATTAAAAAATATACAGGATTTGATTTAGAAAAAATGGAAGAAGAGGAGTTAAGAACAGTATGTCATAAATTGCATATAGAAGAAAATGTAAAAATGAGCAAAGCTAAACTTATTGAGAACATTTTCGAAGAAAAATGCGAAAAAAATTACATTAATCCTACTTTTATTATTGATTATCCAATAGAAATGAGTCCTTTAACCAAAAGACATCGTCATAAAGAAAATTTATCAGAACGTTTTGAACTTCTTATCAATGGACAAGAAATTGCTAATGCATATTCAGAACTTAATGATCCTATAGATCAGCTTGATCGTTTACGGAAACAAATGAAGTTATCCAAAAAAAATAAAAAAGATGAATTTATGTCAATTGATCAAGATTTTATACGTGCTTTAGAATTTGGAATGCCTCCTACTGCAGGAATTGGAATTGGAATAGATCGTTTAGTGATGTTACTAACTAAAAAATATTCTATTCAAGAAGTTTTATTTTTTCCACAAATGCGACCAGAAAAATGGAGAAAAAAATAA
- the lipB gene encoding lipoyl(octanoyl) transferase LipB → MKKKILFFEDLGKKEYEKTWKYQKRLFDDIIQKKVNKIFSKKAGYFLFVEHPHVYTIGKNGKKDKHLLVTSDFLKKINATYYQTDRGGDITYHGPGQLIGYPILNMDYFFTDIHKYLRLLEEVIIHFLWKNYEIKGERKKGQTGVWFHNKNGKSRKICAIGIRMSRWVTMHGFALNVNTDLRYFDHIIPCGIHNQEVTSLKKELKKNDISFQDVKRMVKKSFQEIFDVKFIPIQKKLDE, encoded by the coding sequence ATGAAAAAAAAAATACTTTTTTTCGAAGATTTAGGAAAAAAAGAATACGAAAAAACTTGGAAATATCAGAAAAGATTATTTGATGATATTATTCAAAAAAAAGTAAATAAAATTTTTTCTAAAAAAGCCGGATATTTTCTATTTGTAGAACACCCTCATGTATATACTATAGGAAAAAATGGAAAAAAAGATAAACATTTGTTGGTAACATCAGATTTTTTAAAAAAAATAAATGCAACCTATTATCAAACAGACAGAGGGGGTGATATAACTTATCATGGACCTGGACAATTGATAGGATATCCCATTTTAAATATGGATTATTTCTTTACGGATATTCATAAATACCTTCGTCTTTTAGAAGAAGTAATTATCCATTTTTTATGGAAAAATTATGAAATTAAAGGAGAACGAAAAAAAGGGCAAACAGGAGTATGGTTTCATAATAAAAATGGAAAATCAAGAAAAATATGTGCAATAGGAATTAGAATGAGTCGTTGGGTTACCATGCACGGATTTGCTTTAAATGTAAATACAGATTTACGGTATTTTGATCATATTATTCCTTGTGGAATTCATAATCAAGAAGTAACTTCTTTAAAAAAAGAATTAAAAAAAAATGATATCTCTTTTCAAGATGTGAAACGTATGGTAAAAAAATCTTTTCAAGAAATTTTCGATGTAAAATTCATACCTATTCAAAAAAAATTAGATGAATAA
- the mtaB gene encoding tRNA (N(6)-L-threonylcarbamoyladenosine(37)-C(2))-methylthiotransferase MtaB translates to MVKKKVAFYTMGCKLNYAETSTIASKFSNLYYQHVPFKSYADIYVINSCSVTRNAELEFKYIVRSARNKNSQAFIIAVGCYAQLNYKKISSFIGVDLVLGSNEKFKIIDYIDGKLLKKSYPTIISNTETKNAYFPSFSVGERTRSFLKIQDGCDYKCSYCIIPMLRGASRSESIENILKNIRFIFSKGVKEIVLTGINIGDYGKMYGKSSRLYTFFDLIKAIDQIKEKGRIRLSSIEPNLLKNEYIEFFSQSKHFVPHFHIPLQSGSNDILGKMHRRYKRELYQEKIKKIRRFIPDAYIGSDIIVGFPGETHKHFLETYNFLKKLEISSLHVFTYSPRPNTKSIMIQGHVSKKIQWKRNQILRNLSNKKYRFFCESQIHTKKTVLFEKNSKNQEYLYGYTENYLRVKIPLNSYNLLYINTLQDVFLTKRDKDGIMIAKPINKL, encoded by the coding sequence ATGGTCAAAAAAAAAGTAGCATTTTATACAATGGGGTGTAAACTAAATTACGCAGAGACCTCTACTATAGCAAGTAAATTTTCTAATTTATATTATCAACATGTTCCTTTTAAAAGTTATGCAGATATTTATGTAATTAATAGCTGTTCTGTTACAAGAAATGCAGAACTTGAATTTAAATATATTGTACGTTCAGCTAGAAATAAAAATTCACAGGCTTTTATTATAGCAGTAGGATGCTATGCTCAATTAAATTATAAAAAAATTTCGTCTTTCATTGGAGTAGATCTAGTTTTAGGTTCTAACGAAAAATTTAAAATCATAGATTATATTGATGGAAAATTATTGAAAAAATCTTATCCAACAATTATTTCAAATACAGAGACAAAAAATGCTTATTTTCCATCGTTTTCTGTTGGAGAAAGAACTCGTTCTTTTTTAAAAATACAGGATGGTTGTGATTATAAGTGCAGCTATTGCATTATTCCCATGTTAAGGGGAGCATCTCGTTCTGAGAGCATAGAAAATATATTAAAAAATATTAGATTTATTTTTAGTAAAGGGGTAAAAGAAATCGTTTTAACAGGTATTAATATTGGAGATTATGGAAAAATGTATGGGAAAAGTAGTCGTTTGTATACATTTTTTGATTTAATCAAAGCTATAGATCAAATCAAAGAGAAAGGAAGAATACGTTTATCATCTATAGAACCTAATTTATTAAAAAATGAATATATTGAATTTTTTTCTCAAAGCAAACATTTTGTCCCTCATTTTCATATTCCTTTACAGTCTGGAAGTAACGATATATTGGGAAAAATGCATAGACGTTATAAACGCGAACTTTATCAAGAAAAGATCAAAAAAATACGAAGATTCATCCCAGATGCTTATATAGGTTCAGATATTATTGTCGGGTTTCCTGGAGAAACACATAAACATTTTTTGGAAACTTACAATTTTTTGAAAAAATTAGAAATTTCATCTTTACACGTATTTACTTATTCTCCAAGACCAAATACAAAGTCTATTATGATACAGGGACATGTATCTAAAAAAATACAATGGAAACGAAATCAAATTTTGAGAAATCTATCAAACAAAAAATATCGTTTTTTTTGCGAAAGTCAAATTCACACGAAGAAAACTGTTTTGTTTGAAAAAAATTCTAAAAATCAAGAATATTTATATGGATATACAGAAAATTATCTTAGAGTGAAGATCCCATTAAATTCATATAATTTATTATATATAAACACATTGCAAGATGTTTTTCTCACAAAAAGAGATAAAGATGGAATTATGATAGCCAAACCCATAAATAAATTATGA
- a CDS encoding peroxiredoxin, which produces MKTLISKKAPNFRASAVLNGKDIVQNFTLEQFFGKKYILLFFYPKDFTFVCPTEIYAFQEKIKDFENRNVQIIAVSTDTEQSHWSWLQMPKEKGGIYGVTYPLVSDINKTISYNYGVLSGDWVCNQNEGLKANGELIAYRGLFLIDKKGIIRHFLVNDFPLGRNVHEAIRMVDSIQYYEKSGEVCPANWTKGKKAMKASHSGIIDYFSS; this is translated from the coding sequence ATGAAGACATTAATTTCAAAAAAAGCGCCTAATTTTAGGGCTAGTGCGGTATTAAATGGAAAAGATATTGTACAAAATTTTACTTTAGAACAATTTTTTGGTAAAAAGTATATTTTGCTTTTTTTCTATCCCAAAGATTTTACTTTTGTATGTCCTACAGAAATTTATGCATTTCAAGAAAAAATAAAGGATTTTGAGAATAGAAATGTACAAATTATTGCTGTATCTACAGACACAGAGCAATCTCATTGGTCTTGGTTACAGATGCCAAAAGAAAAAGGTGGAATATATGGAGTTACCTACCCTCTTGTTTCTGATATTAATAAAACCATATCTTATAACTATGGAGTTTTATCTGGAGATTGGGTTTGCAATCAAAATGAAGGATTGAAAGCAAATGGAGAACTTATTGCTTACAGAGGTTTATTTTTAATAGATAAGAAAGGTATTATACGACATTTTTTGGTTAATGATTTTCCTTTAGGTAGAAATGTACATGAGGCTATTCGTATGGTAGATTCTATTCAATATTATGAAAAAAGTGGAGAAGTATGTCCAGCAAATTGGACAAAAGGAAAAAAAGCTATGAAAGCTAGTCATAGTGGAATTATAGATTATTTTTCATCTTAG